In the genome of Quercus robur chromosome 3, dhQueRobu3.1, whole genome shotgun sequence, one region contains:
- the LOC126719755 gene encoding uncharacterized protein LOC126719755, with product MREGETLKAYSDRYWEMYNEIEGNYDDVAISTFKRGLPTEHGLRKSLTGKPVTSMRQLMDRIDKYKRVEEDQQMGKGIAKVVPQEMRDFRSDRFNSSNRPRRDYAEQSGSTGAQAVHAVFREPLHKILEKVKYEPFFQWPSRMAGDPSKRNQNLYCAYHQEPGHLTDDCRNLKNHLDQLVREGKLRHLLHHPVGWQEQSNNETRQNVLRSSIGTINVILAAPGRTGSNPFRVISVGRLPSEADDRESKRARASPTPLIGFSDEDKLGTLQPHDDALVVTLRIGGYDVKRVLVDQGSVVEIMYPDLYKGLNLKPEDLSAYDSPLVSFEGKTVTSKGMIRLPVQIDSNVVEVNFIVVDAYSPYTAIVARPWLHALGAVPSTLHQKVKYPSGGQVKEIIGNQAMARQCMMSAISRRPNSEPSTSAENGL from the coding sequence atgcgagaaggagaaacaCTGAAGGCTTATTCAGACAGGTACTGGgaaatgtataatgagatagagggaAACTACGACGATGTCGCCATTAGTACGTTCAAGAGGGGCTTGCCGAcggagcatggcttaaggaaatccctgaCTGGGAAACCGGTCACTAGCATGCGCCAACTCATGGATagaattgacaagtacaaaagggtcgaggaggaccagcagaTGGGGAAGGGTAtagcgaaggttgtccctcaagAAATGAGAGACTTCAGGTCTGACCGCTTTAACAGTAGTAACAGGCCGAGAAGAGACTACGCGGAACAGTCTGGATCCACTGGGGCACAGGCAGTccatgctgtgttccgagaaccattaCACAAGATCCTAGAGAAGGTGAAGTACGAACCATTCTTTCAATGGCCGAGTAGGATGGCAGGTGACCCCTCAAAACGTAACCAGAATCTGTATTGCGCGTACCACCAAGAGCCGGGTCACCTCACTGATGATTGTAGGAATCTGAAAAACCACTTGGACCAGCTAGTCCGAGAGGGGAAGTTGAGACATTTATTACATCACCCTGTGGGATGGCAGGAACAATCAAACAACGAAACCAGACAAAACGTATTGAGGTCGTCcattggcacaataaatgtcatcCTCGCCGCACCTGGAAGGACCGGATCCAATCCTTTCAGAGTAATATCAGTGGGCAGGCTCCCGTCTGAAGCCGATGACAGGGAATCTAAAAGGGCCAGAGCGAGTCCCACGCCCTTAatcggattctcggatgaggacaaACTGGGAACCCTTCAACCCCACGACGACGCCCTAGTCGTCACACTCAGAATTGGGGGTTATGACGTCAAGAGGGTGCTAGTTGACCAAGGCAGCGTCGTGGAAATAATGTATCCCGACTTGTATAAAGGATTGAACCTGAAGCCAGAGGACCTGTCGGCATACGACTCCCCTTTGGTcagttttgaaggaaaaacaGTCACCTCGAAAGGCATGATCAGGCTGCCTGTACAAATAGACTCAAACGTGGTGGAAGTGAACTTCATTGTGGTAGATGCATATTCCCCCTACACAGCTATCGTGGCCCGAccatggcttcatgcactaggggctgtgCCATCAACCCTAcaccaaaaagtgaagtatccgtcaGGAGGTCAAGTCAAAGAAATAATAGGGAACCAAGCGATGGCCAGGCAATGCATGATGTCCGCAATCTCACGACGACCAAATAGTGAACCTTCCACCTCAGCCGAGAACGGTTTATAG